From the bacterium genome, one window contains:
- a CDS encoding lysophospholipid acyltransferase family protein, giving the protein MLRKIYLVAINGLFWAFFVLSSMVLVIGAALIRLVTKPFDPNLRFLQKYTCLWSSLYLWVNPFWSLEKSGLERADKKRAYVIVANHQSMADIICVFNTFLHFKWVAKKELFKVPLLGWNMSLNGYVAIDRGNPESRERCLRDCRGWLEQGSSVFFFPEGTRSQDGQLRDFKPGAFRLAMESGFDILPIVIRDSLYAIPKHSRLLSGKSRMRLEVLDPVAVAPFKNGDLDAAARRLSDEVRARIAARLGT; this is encoded by the coding sequence ATGCTTCGGAAAATCTACCTGGTGGCGATCAACGGCCTCTTTTGGGCCTTCTTCGTCCTTTCGTCGATGGTATTGGTGATCGGCGCGGCTTTGATCCGGCTCGTCACCAAGCCCTTCGACCCCAATCTGCGCTTCTTGCAAAAGTACACCTGTCTCTGGTCCAGCCTCTATCTCTGGGTGAATCCCTTTTGGAGCTTGGAAAAGTCCGGGCTGGAGCGGGCCGACAAGAAGCGGGCCTATGTCATCGTCGCCAACCATCAGTCGATGGCCGACATCATCTGCGTCTTCAACACCTTCCTGCATTTCAAGTGGGTCGCCAAGAAGGAGCTGTTCAAGGTCCCCTTGCTGGGCTGGAACATGTCGCTCAACGGCTATGTCGCCATCGACCGGGGCAATCCCGAAAGCCGCGAGCGCTGCCTTCGCGACTGCCGCGGTTGGCTGGAGCAAGGCTCCTCGGTCTTCTTCTTTCCCGAGGGGACCCGTTCGCAGGACGGTCAGCTGCGGGACTTCAAGCCCGGCGCCTTCCGTTTGGCGATGGAGAGCGGCTTTGACATCCTGCCCATCGTCATCCGGGACTCGCTCTACGCCATTCCCAAGCACTCGCGGCTGCTGAGCGGAAAATCACGGATGCGCCTCGAAGTCCTCGATCCGGTCGCGGTGGCTCCCTTCAAAAACGGCGATCTCGATGCCGCCGCCCGCCGGCTGAGCGACGAAGTCCGGGCCCGCATCGCGGCTCGGCTCGGGACTTAA
- a CDS encoding penicillin-binding protein activator, translating to MRKVLVLLLLLATTACIKGGVSPTKVVYPNPVSAEARADFARAEDEFKAQRYPQAESGYQAYVDKYPYNELTDTSLYRIGQIQMLRKDYNGATVTFDRLIGKTPDPDVASRARVKAGISQFRLNQFDRSLAYFDKTQPHALGENDRIKLGGLGLAALEKTGGSAERRGFYDAVLLDTYQGMSDATVQQKYGGEAPMRPAVTQDLEAWARRPATIDQIDPRFKDYKAKASEPYVAYKLGMAYNQAGDSKNAKKYLGRLQDKYPGHPLAKEAAPTLAKLGYKPGKEGKPSGKTFKVGVILPLTGKYEVYGASTLKGMECAASLKAPCSGVNNLEIVSRDDQGDPNLAVQAVESLVRDEKVAAIIGPLSSASAQAAARRAQELGVVMISLAQKEGIPAIGDKIFRFSLTPGEQVRALLGEAVKKRQKKNIAVLYPNSNYGKVMMSTMKDMAPAQGATVTASQGYASAGDAANQLRQLKFSVSQISASNPLGFDSLFIPDSYASVLKIAPALRPAGIENILLLGTNAWNDPSLAAKSGGLLDQSIFLDIYFKDSDAPAVREFVQEFQGAYGGTPSTLEAMGYDAIRFLGHALHGRKGGSGDEVRQAVSGMRGFRGVTGLRSFLPDREAQVEPYLLTVEGGQIKELK from the coding sequence ATGCGAAAGGTCCTCGTCCTCCTTCTCCTCCTGGCAACCACGGCTTGCATCAAGGGCGGGGTCAGCCCGACCAAGGTGGTCTATCCCAACCCGGTGAGCGCCGAGGCGCGCGCCGATTTTGCCCGGGCCGAGGACGAATTCAAGGCCCAGCGCTATCCCCAAGCCGAGAGCGGCTATCAGGCCTACGTCGATAAATATCCCTACAACGAGCTGACCGACACCAGCCTTTATCGGATCGGCCAGATCCAGATGCTGCGCAAGGACTACAACGGCGCCACCGTGACCTTCGACCGGCTGATCGGCAAGACGCCCGATCCCGACGTGGCTTCGCGGGCCCGGGTCAAGGCCGGTATCTCCCAATTTCGACTCAATCAATTCGACCGCAGCCTGGCTTACTTCGACAAGACCCAGCCCCATGCCCTGGGCGAGAACGACCGGATCAAGCTCGGCGGCCTCGGCTTGGCCGCCCTGGAAAAGACCGGCGGCTCGGCCGAGCGGCGCGGCTTCTACGATGCGGTGCTGCTCGACACCTATCAGGGGATGAGCGACGCGACGGTCCAGCAAAAGTACGGCGGCGAAGCGCCGATGCGGCCGGCGGTCACCCAAGATCTCGAAGCCTGGGCCCGGCGGCCGGCCACGATCGATCAGATCGATCCCCGCTTCAAGGATTACAAGGCCAAGGCCAGCGAGCCCTATGTCGCTTACAAGCTGGGCATGGCTTACAACCAGGCCGGCGACAGCAAGAACGCCAAGAAATACCTGGGCCGGCTCCAAGACAAGTATCCCGGCCATCCCCTGGCCAAGGAAGCCGCTCCGACCCTGGCCAAGCTCGGTTACAAGCCGGGCAAGGAAGGCAAGCCCAGCGGCAAGACCTTCAAGGTCGGCGTGATCCTCCCGCTCACCGGAAAGTATGAAGTCTATGGCGCCAGCACCCTCAAGGGCATGGAGTGCGCGGCCAGCCTCAAGGCTCCCTGCAGCGGGGTGAACAACCTCGAGATCGTCAGCCGCGACGATCAAGGCGATCCCAACTTGGCGGTTCAGGCGGTGGAGTCCTTGGTTCGCGACGAAAAGGTGGCGGCGATCATCGGGCCGCTCTCCTCGGCCTCGGCCCAAGCCGCGGCCCGGCGAGCCCAGGAGCTGGGCGTCGTGATGATCAGCTTGGCCCAAAAGGAAGGCATTCCGGCCATCGGCGACAAAATCTTTCGCTTCAGCCTGACCCCGGGCGAGCAGGTCCGAGCTTTGCTGGGCGAGGCGGTGAAGAAACGGCAGAAAAAGAACATCGCCGTCCTCTATCCGAACTCGAACTACGGCAAGGTGATGATGTCGACGATGAAGGACATGGCGCCGGCCCAAGGCGCCACCGTCACCGCCTCCCAGGGCTACGCTTCGGCCGGCGATGCGGCCAACCAGCTCCGGCAGCTCAAGTTCAGCGTGTCTCAGATTTCGGCGAGCAATCCGCTGGGCTTCGACTCGCTGTTCATTCCCGATTCCTATGCTTCGGTCTTAAAGATCGCTCCGGCTTTGCGGCCGGCCGGCATCGAGAACATTCTGCTGCTCGGCACCAATGCCTGGAACGACCCCAGCCTGGCGGCGAAATCCGGCGGCCTGCTCGACCAATCGATCTTTCTCGACATCTACTTCAAGGATTCGGACGCGCCGGCGGTCCGGGAATTCGTCCAAGAGTTCCAGGGAGCCTACGGCGGGACGCCTTCGACCCTCGAGGCGATGGGCTATGACGCGATCCGTTTCCTGGGCCACGCCTTGCACGGGCGAAAGGGCGGCTCCGGCGACGAAGTCCGCCAGGCGGTCAGCGGCATGCGCGGCTTCCGCGGGGTGACCGGCTTGCGGTCCTTTCTGCCGGACCGCGAGGCCCAGGTTGAGCCGTATTTGCTGACGGTCGAGGGCGGACAGATCAAAGAACTTAAATAA
- the thiL gene encoding thiamine-phosphate kinase, with translation MPTLHSLGEFGLIERVRRRLPPSSGWKVGIGDDAAVLQLSPRHYQLFTEDLLVEGVHFRRGSPAEWRDLGWKSLAVNLSDLAAMGGRPLGAVVGLALPKKAKVAELDAFYRGLAEASRRYRCPIVGGDTNASPAGATIAVAVLGESRQKPLLRSGARPGDTLWVSGELGTAALGWMAIQKGIGGAAQPFRRRHARPGPRLEWGEKLARSGMVSAALDLSDGLAGDLVHLARASGVGFEVDIDLLPKSRAFTRLCQNLKFEEERLLLAGGEDYELLFTVRRGAERRFQEYCRRYRLKVTRIGKAKKSQKLAWHRSGKKIAVVWRGYRHF, from the coding sequence ATGCCCACTCTTCATTCCCTCGGCGAATTCGGTCTCATCGAGCGCGTTCGCCGGCGGCTTCCACCGAGCTCCGGTTGGAAAGTCGGCATCGGCGACGACGCCGCGGTCCTCCAGCTCTCTCCCCGCCATTACCAACTATTCACCGAAGATTTGCTGGTCGAAGGCGTTCATTTCCGCCGGGGCTCGCCGGCCGAATGGCGGGACTTGGGTTGGAAGAGCTTGGCGGTGAATTTGAGCGACCTCGCCGCGATGGGCGGAAGGCCCTTGGGCGCCGTGGTCGGTCTGGCCCTGCCGAAGAAAGCCAAAGTCGCTGAGCTCGATGCCTTTTATCGCGGGCTGGCCGAGGCTTCCCGGCGCTATCGCTGCCCGATCGTCGGCGGCGACACCAACGCCTCGCCGGCCGGCGCCACGATCGCCGTGGCGGTCCTGGGCGAAAGCCGCCAAAAACCCTTGTTGCGAAGCGGAGCCCGGCCGGGTGACACGCTTTGGGTCAGCGGCGAGCTCGGCACCGCCGCCCTCGGTTGGATGGCGATTCAAAAAGGGATCGGAGGGGCGGCCCAGCCCTTCCGCCGGCGCCATGCCCGGCCCGGGCCGCGCTTGGAATGGGGCGAAAAATTGGCCCGCAGCGGGATGGTGAGCGCGGCGCTGGATCTCAGCGATGGCTTGGCCGGCGATTTGGTTCACCTCGCTCGCGCTTCCGGTGTCGGTTTCGAGGTCGATATCGATTTGTTGCCGAAGTCGCGGGCCTTCACCCGGCTTTGCCAAAATTTGAAGTTCGAAGAAGAACGATTGCTCTTGGCCGGCGGGGAGGATTATGAGCTTCTCTTCACGGTGCGCCGCGGAGCCGAAAGGCGATTTCAAGAATACTGCCGGCGTTATCGATTGAAGGTGACCCGGATCGGGAAAGCCAAGAAAAGCCAAAAGCTGGCCTGGCATCGGTCGGGGAAGAAGATCGCGGTGGTTTGGCGGGGGTATCGACACTTCTAA